TGTTATCTTGAATAGTCACTATGTATCACCTCTTTGTACACCTAGTAGAGCAACATTATTGACAGGAAAATATCCAACTCGACTTGGCTTGCAACATTCAGTTTTATTACATGCCGAACCAAGAGGACTTCCTTTGAATGAAACATTACTTCCCCAGGTATTTCAATTATGAATAAGTACGAGTttttgatgatatatataatataatatatgttaaaaatgtgagtaaaaaataatacatgtatgtgtgtatgcgtgtatatatatatatataaatccttCCTTCGTCCatacaatttttatgtttaaaagtaaaagtttGAGTAGTTATCGATCACTCCTATAAAAAcggaaattatttattgccTTTTGCTTTCAGTACTTAAAGAAGGCTGGCTATGTAACGCATGCCGTTGGTAAATGGCACTTaggatattataaaaaagtctACACTCCTACCTATCGTGGTTTCGATACGTTCTTTGGGTATTATAACGGCCTTCAAGACTATTACACGCATAATAGTGCCGATTTGGTAAATTTACTTATGTTAGTTATTATACgaagtagtaataatagatcgatatattaaaatctatatccattgatattattttaaattctaatGGTATTGGTTAGAGTGAACCAAACGCGTTGGAAGGTTTTGATATGCGACGAAATCTCTCGATAGCCTGGgatacattaaataaatattcaaccGATTTATTTACGGAGGAATCAGTAAGACTTATCAATTCTCACGATACCAAAGATCCaatgtttctttatctcgCACATTTAGCGCCACATAGTGGAAATTCTAATGATCTTTTACAAGCACCCGATGAAGAAATAGCAAAGTTTGGATATATCAATGATccagaaagaagaatttatgCAGGTCGATATTAAACTGttaatcttattatatttattttttgttaatttagtCATTGCGTATTCTTTTTAAGATTGATCATTTTTCAGCGATGGTTTCTAAATTGGATCAAAGCGTAGGCGAAGTGGTTGCAGCTTTAAGAAATCGTGGAATGTTggaaaatagtataatattatttatcagtGATAACGGAGCGCCAACAATAAAAACTTTAAGTAATCATGGTAGCAATTATCCCCTTAGAGGTGTAAGTAATCAAACTGCAAAAATATGTAACAAGTGAAATTGATTAAAACCCATCTACCTGTTTgtaatttaaagataaaagaaaccCCTTGGGAAGGTGCTGTACGAGGAGTCGCAGCTATTTGGAGTccattcataaaaaaatcaaagagagTCTCAAACCAATTAATGTCTATTGCCGATTGGCTTCCAACGCTACTTTCTGCGGCAggttaatttcaaatattatacttataatttatttctattaacttTCGAcgattcttttcaatttcaattgtGAATTTAAAGGATTAGACAAAAGCCAATTAGATAAGATAGATGGTTTGGATCTCTGGGAAACTATAGCGGGAAATCGTACTAGTCCTCGATCCGAAATACTCATTAATATCGATGACATTAGCAATTACGCTGCCATTCGTTATggagattttaaatatattactgGTAATACTGGTATTAGCGATGAATGGCTAGGAGAGAGTGGCAAACCAAGCGAAAAATCTGGTTTTCCACCAGCATACGATCCAAATCAAATTCTGCAAAGCAAAGTTGGTATCGCTATTGCTGGTGTAATTACTGCTCAAGAGGTGATGGagtcgagaagaagaagaagcgttGGCGTTgaagattatattaataaagaattcCAAAGGATGATGTTAACTGCAGATCAATTACTTGatttacgaaagaaatcaGAAATTAAgtgcaatattaaaaaagaagatatggTTGGTTAAAtagtttcattaatttaattagcATGAATTAGAAAGACGATCGTATTCATAAAAGAATATCACTGATCAAAagtatttaacaatttttgttttacagATAAAATGCAATGCTCTACTAGCACCTTGTTTATTCAACATCATTAACGATCCTTGTGAAATGATAAATTTAGCTGGATCTAAACCACATGTTCTTGCCTCATTGGAACGAGCTATACTGAAGCACCGATTTAATATAGTAAATCcgattaatcaaaaattagATGATTTGGCGAATCCATTGCTACACAACAATACTTGGATCAGTTGGGgcgatattgaaaatttaaacaaGACCATAGAATTAATGAATCatttacaaaacaaaaattctgTT
This window of the Vespula vulgaris chromosome 1, iyVesVulg1.1, whole genome shotgun sequence genome carries:
- the LOC127066164 gene encoding arylsulfatase B-like isoform X1, whose product is MYKVETHLFIMEIINEMNEIWISYVSLFAALCFLSVLKSNYAILQKSTLSTTISDDYNDLKQERNKFLHNVRQKPNIIVIIADDMGWNDVSFHGSNQIPTPNIDALAYNGVILNSHYVSPLCTPSRATLLTGKYPTRLGLQHSVLLHAEPRGLPLNETLLPQYLKKAGYVTHAVGKWHLGYYKKVYTPTYRGFDTFFGYYNGLQDYYTHNSADLSEPNALEGFDMRRNLSIAWDTLNKYSTDLFTEESVRLINSHDTKDPMFLYLAHLAPHSGNSNDLLQAPDEEIAKFGYINDPERRIYAAMVSKLDQSVGEVVAALRNRGMLENSIILFISDNGAPTIKTLSNHGSNYPLRGIKETPWEGAVRGVAAIWSPFIKKSKRVSNQLMSIADWLPTLLSAAGLDKSQLDKIDGLDLWETIAGNRTSPRSEILINIDDISNYAAIRYGDFKYITGNTGISDEWLGESGKPSEKSGFPPAYDPNQILQSKVGIAIAGVITAQEVMESRRRRSVGVEDYINKEFQRMMLTADQLLDLRKKSEIKCNIKKEDMIKCNALLAPCLFNIINDPCEMINLAGSKPHVLASLERAILKHRFNIVNPINQKLDDLANPLLHNNTWISWGDIENLNKTIELMNHLQNKNSVKYPGVLLAAIFILVGIFILGVITLFALACGKQYKIKNRRDPPKNKRNLIIVKNVNEIKRYSISDNEDQNNSTTKDFTMK
- the LOC127066164 gene encoding arylsulfatase B-like isoform X2; this encodes MNEIWISYVSLFAALCFLSVLKSNYAILQKSTLSTTISDDYNDLKQERNKFLHNVRQKPNIIVIIADDMGWNDVSFHGSNQIPTPNIDALAYNGVILNSHYVSPLCTPSRATLLTGKYPTRLGLQHSVLLHAEPRGLPLNETLLPQYLKKAGYVTHAVGKWHLGYYKKVYTPTYRGFDTFFGYYNGLQDYYTHNSADLSEPNALEGFDMRRNLSIAWDTLNKYSTDLFTEESVRLINSHDTKDPMFLYLAHLAPHSGNSNDLLQAPDEEIAKFGYINDPERRIYAAMVSKLDQSVGEVVAALRNRGMLENSIILFISDNGAPTIKTLSNHGSNYPLRGIKETPWEGAVRGVAAIWSPFIKKSKRVSNQLMSIADWLPTLLSAAGLDKSQLDKIDGLDLWETIAGNRTSPRSEILINIDDISNYAAIRYGDFKYITGNTGISDEWLGESGKPSEKSGFPPAYDPNQILQSKVGIAIAGVITAQEVMESRRRRSVGVEDYINKEFQRMMLTADQLLDLRKKSEIKCNIKKEDMIKCNALLAPCLFNIINDPCEMINLAGSKPHVLASLERAILKHRFNIVNPINQKLDDLANPLLHNNTWISWGDIENLNKTIELMNHLQNKNSVKYPGVLLAAIFILVGIFILGVITLFALACGKQYKIKNRRDPPKNKRNLIIVKNVNEIKRYSISDNEDQNNSTTKDFTMK